A DNA window from Paraburkholderia sp. IMGN_8 contains the following coding sequences:
- a CDS encoding XRE family transcriptional regulator — translation MAKAAVAEVAAGVQAAPPALDHKTVGAHIRQARKKRGLTLTELSERSGIAVSTISKAERGDIALTYDKFAALAHSLELDFDAIFGRSRKAAAGPLKPTFTASGKQAIYDTPNYEYGMLANNLTGKRMVPMRAHIRARAVSDFPEFIRHSGEEFVFLLSGKLELRFENGKAFKLMPGDSLYFDSSLGHVYLSLSKEDAEVLVCCVDADDNRPRGAI, via the coding sequence ATGGCAAAAGCAGCGGTAGCGGAAGTGGCGGCGGGCGTACAGGCCGCGCCGCCGGCGCTCGATCACAAAACAGTCGGCGCGCACATTCGCCAGGCGCGCAAGAAGCGCGGGCTGACGCTTACGGAATTGTCGGAGCGCTCGGGCATTGCTGTGTCGACCATATCGAAAGCGGAGCGCGGCGATATCGCGCTGACCTACGACAAGTTCGCGGCGCTTGCGCATTCACTGGAGCTGGACTTCGACGCGATTTTCGGCCGGAGCAGGAAAGCGGCTGCAGGGCCGCTGAAGCCAACGTTCACGGCATCCGGCAAGCAGGCGATCTATGACACGCCGAACTACGAGTACGGCATGCTGGCGAACAATCTGACCGGCAAGCGGATGGTGCCTATGCGCGCTCACATCCGCGCACGCGCGGTATCCGATTTTCCGGAATTCATCCGGCATTCAGGCGAGGAATTCGTTTTTCTCCTGAGTGGAAAACTGGAGCTGCGCTTTGAGAATGGCAAAGCGTTCAAGCTGATGCCTGGCGACAGTCTCTACTTCGACAGCTCGCTTGGGCATGTGTATTTGAGCCTGAGTAAAGAGGATGCCGAAGTATTGGTGTGCTGTGTGGATGCGGACGATAACCGGCCGCGCGGCGCTATATAA
- a CDS encoding MFS transporter, whose translation MSTLVLGKSGLTKKYVIAATTIGTALEFYDFTIYSFFAIQIGQLFFPGASPVNQFLLSIGVFGVGFVVRPLGGIVIGAYADRVGRKKAMVLTIMLMALSCAMIACAPTYAVAGLAAPFIVLTARLIQGFAAGGEFGPGTTLLIEYASNHTRAFFASWNFAATAAGLALGAAVATLVNVSLPKEAVLEWGWRIPFLLGIVAAPAGMLIRKRLEETLVSHATDATRPQGALKAALTTHLKLTILGTFAELGGSVSVYIVAFFLPSHAVRALHLSPTTAVTSGIVSSLALFVAAPLAGILADRFSRKRVLVTSRVAMLLLVYPAFTFLGTHPSAMSLCVVSGVLAALVAGQIVPVLVMIPELFPKHVRATGIALTYVVSASFFGGFSPFIASWLVAQTGNPLAPAWYVAAACLVSLVPVIWLKDRTGEALG comes from the coding sequence GTGTCTACGCTCGTACTCGGCAAGTCCGGTCTGACGAAGAAGTACGTCATCGCGGCCACGACCATCGGCACGGCCCTCGAATTCTACGACTTCACTATCTACAGCTTCTTTGCGATTCAGATTGGACAGTTGTTCTTTCCGGGCGCATCGCCGGTGAATCAATTCCTGCTGTCCATCGGCGTATTCGGCGTGGGGTTCGTCGTGAGACCGCTCGGGGGAATCGTGATCGGCGCCTACGCGGATCGCGTCGGACGCAAGAAGGCGATGGTGCTCACCATCATGCTGATGGCGCTCAGTTGCGCGATGATCGCCTGCGCGCCGACTTATGCCGTCGCCGGCCTTGCGGCACCGTTCATCGTTTTGACCGCGCGGCTGATCCAGGGATTCGCGGCAGGCGGCGAGTTCGGTCCAGGCACCACGCTACTGATCGAATACGCGTCGAACCACACGCGCGCCTTTTTCGCCAGTTGGAACTTTGCGGCCACCGCCGCGGGTCTCGCACTCGGCGCGGCCGTCGCGACGCTCGTCAACGTGTCGCTGCCCAAAGAGGCCGTGCTCGAATGGGGCTGGCGCATTCCATTCCTGCTCGGCATTGTCGCTGCGCCCGCCGGCATGCTGATTCGCAAGCGGCTCGAGGAAACACTCGTCAGTCATGCCACCGATGCAACGCGGCCACAAGGCGCGCTGAAAGCGGCGCTGACCACTCACCTCAAGCTGACGATTCTCGGCACGTTCGCCGAACTGGGCGGTTCCGTCTCGGTGTACATCGTCGCGTTTTTCCTGCCGAGCCATGCGGTCCGCGCACTGCATTTATCGCCCACCACGGCCGTGACTTCGGGTATTGTCAGTTCACTCGCGTTATTCGTCGCGGCGCCTCTCGCGGGCATCCTTGCCGACCGGTTCAGCCGAAAGCGCGTGCTGGTCACGTCGCGGGTAGCGATGCTGCTGCTCGTCTATCCGGCGTTCACGTTCCTCGGCACGCATCCGTCGGCTATGTCATTGTGCGTTGTTTCCGGCGTACTTGCGGCGCTCGTGGCTGGACAGATCGTACCGGTGCTCGTGATGATCCCCGAACTGTTCCCCAAGCACGTTCGCGCGACGGGAATCGCGTTGACTTATGTGGTCAGCGCATCGTTTTTCGGCGGCTTCTCGCCGTTTATCGCAAGCTGGCTGGTCGCGCAGACGGGCAATCCGCTGGCCCCAGCGTGGTATGTCGCCGCCGCCTGCCTCGTGTCGCTTGTCCCGGTGATCTGGCTCAAGGACCGCACGGGCGAAGCGCTCGGCTAA
- a CDS encoding amidase family protein — MSRNDELVGQSAMELRRMIGAKEISPVELLDACIERIEAINPAVNAVTATAYPEARKAAKEAERQVLDGAPLGLLHGLPLGVKDLEDTAGLLTTYGSPMSRGNVPTRDVVLVERLRAAGAILTAKTNVPELGAGANTRNPVWGATGNPFNPELNAGGSSGGSAAALACDMLPVCTGSDTGGSLRIPASKCGVVGFRPSPGLVPNSRRLLGWTPISVVGPMGRTVAEACLQLAATAGVSAGDPLTWPLDPLSFALPAAIDLSTLRVGWTEDFDSCDVDQDIRQVFRERMAALKPMFHTCEEVSFDLGDVHRCFDVIRAESFVAGLRDAYMRDPSRLGPNTRANYELGASMSLADSAWAQAEQTRIFKKFQRAFEHYDVILSPTTPVSPFPWQQLYAERIDGREQENYYRWLALTYVVTLTTHPAISLPCGVDRAGMPFGLQIIGPFQGDRKTLAVAHALEQAFEPSPVLRRPRPDLSKLTHANPSLTSIVTAPPLFNQAGDSHAGTSTV; from the coding sequence ATGAGTCGTAACGACGAACTTGTCGGCCAAAGCGCTATGGAATTGCGGCGGATGATCGGCGCCAAGGAGATCTCGCCGGTCGAGCTGCTGGATGCGTGCATCGAACGGATCGAGGCGATCAATCCCGCCGTGAATGCCGTGACGGCAACGGCTTACCCCGAAGCCAGGAAAGCCGCGAAGGAAGCGGAAAGGCAGGTTCTCGACGGCGCGCCGCTCGGCTTGCTGCATGGCTTGCCGCTCGGCGTGAAGGATCTCGAAGATACAGCGGGTCTGCTCACCACCTATGGCTCGCCGATGTCGCGCGGCAACGTGCCCACGCGAGACGTCGTACTGGTCGAGCGCCTGCGTGCAGCAGGCGCGATCCTGACCGCCAAGACCAATGTTCCTGAACTGGGTGCGGGCGCGAACACGCGCAACCCGGTGTGGGGCGCGACCGGCAATCCGTTCAATCCGGAACTGAATGCGGGCGGGTCGTCAGGTGGCTCAGCGGCGGCGCTCGCGTGCGACATGCTGCCCGTCTGCACCGGATCCGACACGGGCGGCTCGCTGCGGATACCTGCATCGAAGTGCGGCGTGGTCGGGTTCCGGCCATCACCCGGACTGGTGCCGAACTCACGCAGATTGCTGGGATGGACGCCGATCTCGGTAGTGGGTCCGATGGGCCGAACCGTCGCCGAGGCCTGCTTGCAGCTTGCCGCGACAGCCGGTGTTTCGGCGGGCGATCCGCTGACCTGGCCGCTCGATCCGTTGAGTTTTGCGTTGCCTGCCGCCATCGATCTGAGCACGCTGCGCGTGGGCTGGACCGAAGACTTCGACAGTTGCGACGTCGATCAGGACATCAGGCAAGTCTTTCGCGAGCGCATGGCGGCACTCAAGCCGATGTTCCATACCTGCGAGGAAGTGAGCTTCGATCTGGGCGACGTGCACCGCTGCTTCGACGTCATTCGCGCCGAGAGTTTTGTCGCGGGATTGCGCGATGCCTACATGCGCGATCCGAGCCGGCTCGGACCGAATACACGAGCCAACTATGAACTTGGCGCAAGCATGAGCCTTGCGGACAGCGCATGGGCGCAGGCCGAGCAGACGCGCATCTTCAAGAAATTTCAGCGCGCGTTCGAACACTACGATGTGATTCTTTCACCAACCACGCCGGTCTCGCCGTTTCCGTGGCAGCAACTCTACGCCGAGCGGATCGACGGACGCGAGCAGGAAAATTACTATCGATGGCTCGCGCTGACTTATGTGGTCACGCTGACCACGCACCCGGCGATTTCACTGCCGTGTGGCGTCGATCGCGCCGGCATGCCGTTCGGATTGCAGATTATCGGGCCGTTTCAAGGCGACCGGAAAACGCTCGCCGTCGCGCATGCTCTGGAACAGGCCTTCGAACCCTCTCCCGTGTTGCGTCGGCCACGGCCGGATTTGTCGAAGCTCACTCACGCGAATCCTTCGCTGACCTCCATTGTTACGGCGCCGCCTCTCTTCAATCAAGCCGGCGACAGCCATGCTGGCACCTCAACGGTCTAG
- a CDS encoding FAD-binding oxidoreductase, producing the protein MKFDTVVLGAGIVGVSVAVHLQKRGRKVALVDRKLPGNETSFGNAGLIQREGVYPYAFPRDLGTLLRYARNESPDVRYHANAVLKVAPFLWQYWRNSHPAKHAAIARSYSTLIEHCVSEHRALAAEAGAGELLRPIGWMKVFRTAAKQDAETRLAEQWRQEYGVAFESLDATRLRQAEPDLDTALLGGLRYTESDSVSDPNALVTAYAKYFEQLGGRFFFGDANSLRPLWEVDTDEGTITASEAVIALGPWSDQASSRLGYRLPLSVKRGYHMHYAPRGEARLNHPVLDVENGYLLAPMRQGIRLTTGAEIAECDAPKTPTQLAAVEPIARKLFPLGERLDDEPWMGRRPCTSDMMPIIGPAGNHKNLWFAFGHAHHGLTLGPVTGRLIAEMMTGEQTIVDAHPFRVDRF; encoded by the coding sequence ATGAAATTCGATACCGTCGTACTCGGCGCGGGTATTGTGGGTGTGTCAGTCGCCGTGCATCTTCAGAAACGCGGCCGCAAGGTGGCCCTCGTGGACCGCAAGCTGCCAGGCAACGAGACCTCGTTTGGCAACGCCGGGTTGATTCAGCGTGAAGGCGTCTATCCGTATGCATTTCCGCGCGACCTCGGCACCTTGCTACGCTATGCGCGTAACGAATCGCCCGACGTCCGCTATCACGCCAATGCCGTGCTCAAGGTAGCGCCATTCCTGTGGCAATACTGGCGCAATTCACACCCGGCGAAGCATGCGGCTATCGCACGGTCTTACTCGACGTTGATCGAGCACTGTGTGAGCGAGCACCGGGCGCTGGCGGCCGAGGCAGGCGCCGGCGAATTGTTGCGTCCCATCGGATGGATGAAAGTCTTTCGCACCGCGGCGAAGCAGGACGCGGAAACAAGGCTCGCCGAACAATGGCGTCAGGAATATGGTGTGGCGTTCGAGTCGCTCGATGCAACCCGCTTGCGGCAGGCCGAACCCGACCTCGATACCGCTTTGCTGGGCGGATTGCGCTATACCGAATCGGACTCCGTCAGCGATCCCAATGCGCTCGTCACTGCTTACGCGAAGTATTTCGAGCAGCTTGGCGGACGCTTTTTTTTCGGCGATGCCAACTCGCTTCGTCCTCTTTGGGAAGTCGATACGGACGAGGGGACGATCACGGCTTCGGAGGCGGTGATCGCTTTGGGGCCGTGGTCGGATCAAGCGAGTTCGCGACTCGGGTATCGTCTGCCGCTTTCCGTCAAACGCGGCTATCACATGCACTACGCCCCGCGAGGGGAGGCGCGCCTGAATCATCCCGTGCTGGATGTCGAAAATGGCTACCTGCTCGCACCCATGAGGCAAGGAATCCGGCTGACCACGGGCGCTGAAATCGCCGAGTGCGATGCACCCAAGACACCTACGCAACTCGCTGCTGTGGAACCGATCGCGCGCAAGCTGTTTCCATTGGGCGAGCGTCTCGACGACGAACCGTGGATGGGCCGTCGTCCCTGTACGTCCGACATGATGCCGATTATCGGACCGGCGGGGAATCACAAGAATCTGTGGTTTGCTTTCGGGCACGCTCATCACGGACTGACGCTCGGCCCCGTGACGGGCCGGCTGATCGCCGAAATGATGACCGGCGAGCAGACGATTGTTGACGCTCACCCGTTCAGGGTGGATCGGTTTTAG
- a CDS encoding DUF190 domain-containing protein, whose amino-acid sequence MQGYQLTFYTEQNRKHGHQTVCEWLLHEVRQLGIQGATVINCAEGIGHAGVHHAAHMFKLADQPLQIILAVTEEEAERLLDLVRAENVHVFYVRFPIEFGQIGDDVPRKPSKHFSLFGKSAG is encoded by the coding sequence ATGCAAGGCTATCAACTGACGTTCTATACCGAGCAGAACCGGAAGCACGGCCATCAGACCGTATGCGAATGGTTGTTGCATGAGGTTCGCCAGTTGGGCATTCAAGGCGCGACAGTTATCAACTGCGCCGAAGGCATCGGTCACGCGGGCGTGCATCACGCGGCGCATATGTTCAAGCTTGCCGACCAGCCGTTGCAGATCATTCTTGCCGTGACCGAAGAGGAGGCCGAGCGGCTACTGGACCTTGTGCGCGCGGAAAACGTGCACGTTTTCTACGTGCGTTTTCCGATCGAGTTCGGTCAGATCGGCGATGACGTGCCGCGCAAACCGTCCAAACATTTTTCCCTCTTCGGCAAGTCGGCGGGATAA
- a CDS encoding DUF190 domain-containing protein: MKGSHLTVFAANQSHRKNHMSVADWIVDEAKKAGIQGATVIEAAEAIDARGKYHAARFFELVDQPVAVMIAADDAHIDALLGSLKRGGIQLFYTRCPVEYEMLGAEGAK; this comes from the coding sequence ATGAAAGGCAGTCATCTGACGGTGTTTGCGGCCAACCAGAGCCACCGGAAAAATCATATGTCGGTGGCCGACTGGATCGTGGACGAGGCGAAGAAGGCCGGCATTCAGGGTGCGACGGTCATTGAAGCGGCCGAAGCCATTGACGCACGCGGCAAGTATCACGCGGCGCGCTTCTTTGAACTGGTCGACCAGCCGGTTGCGGTCATGATTGCCGCCGACGACGCGCACATCGATGCGCTGCTCGGCAGCCTCAAGCGCGGAGGTATTCAACTCTTCTATACGCGCTGTCCCGTCGAATACGAAATGCTTGGAGCGGAGGGGGCGAAGTAG
- a CDS encoding GNAT family N-acetyltransferase: protein MIEIETAGFPQHLDIVREIFREYADGLGIDLCFQNFEAELADLPGRYAEPQGRILLASSNGHVVGCVAMRPLDATTCEMKRLYVRPAGRGQQLGRRLGESICRIAKEAGYARIVLDTLPSMQAAQQLYVSLGFKAVAAYTFNPVAGTIFMELDLTGWAN, encoded by the coding sequence ATGATTGAAATTGAAACAGCCGGATTCCCGCAGCACCTTGACATTGTTCGGGAGATCTTCCGCGAATACGCGGACGGCCTCGGTATCGATCTATGTTTCCAGAATTTTGAGGCAGAACTGGCCGATCTGCCCGGAAGGTACGCCGAGCCCCAAGGTCGAATTCTTCTCGCTTCGAGCAATGGGCACGTCGTCGGCTGTGTGGCGATGCGCCCGCTAGATGCAACGACTTGCGAAATGAAGCGCCTCTATGTACGACCCGCCGGACGTGGCCAACAGCTTGGACGGCGGTTAGGTGAATCCATCTGTCGAATCGCGAAAGAGGCCGGCTATGCGCGTATCGTTCTCGATACCCTTCCCAGCATGCAAGCGGCGCAGCAGCTCTACGTGTCACTGGGTTTCAAGGCTGTTGCTGCCTACACGTTCAACCCGGTCGCAGGAACCATATTTATGGAACTTGATTTGACTGGGTGGGCCAATTAA
- a CDS encoding S1C family serine protease, with protein sequence METSTSSGNPLQDLSDNLAAIVERVGQSVVAVHGRHRIPSSGVIWRHGVVVTAAHTLRRAEGIDVTLADGRTVPAVLAGRDTGTDVAVLKLDGVDLDPVESGDARSLKAGHFVLAVARGDGFGTSADFGVIGNAGGPWRTWRGGQLDAFVRLDGGLRPGFSGAALADVRGQVMGICTSALARGAGMVIPGVTVERVTEELLAKGRVSRGYLGIGTQQVNLSDAWVEKMSLSSNHGLLVNSLAPGGPAEQAGVLLGDVLIELDGKPCRDVDDVHTALGSGSIGQQLKIALIRGGERAECSVTVGERPQRDSCR encoded by the coding sequence ATGGAAACCTCAACATCCAGCGGCAATCCGTTACAGGATCTCTCCGACAATCTGGCGGCAATCGTCGAGCGGGTCGGGCAGAGCGTGGTTGCGGTACACGGACGGCATCGCATTCCGTCAAGCGGGGTAATCTGGCGGCATGGTGTTGTCGTCACGGCTGCACACACGCTCAGACGCGCGGAAGGAATCGACGTCACGCTGGCCGACGGCCGTACGGTCCCCGCAGTCCTCGCGGGCCGGGATACCGGCACCGACGTTGCCGTGCTGAAACTGGACGGCGTGGACCTGGACCCAGTCGAGTCCGGCGATGCCCGCTCGCTCAAGGCAGGCCATTTTGTACTCGCGGTCGCGCGAGGAGACGGATTTGGCACCAGTGCCGATTTTGGCGTGATCGGCAATGCAGGCGGTCCCTGGCGCACCTGGAGGGGCGGTCAGCTCGATGCGTTCGTGCGGCTCGATGGCGGCCTGCGTCCGGGTTTCTCCGGCGCCGCCCTCGCGGATGTGCGCGGGCAGGTCATGGGCATTTGCACGTCGGCGCTTGCACGTGGCGCGGGCATGGTGATCCCCGGGGTGACCGTGGAGCGCGTCACCGAGGAATTACTGGCTAAAGGGCGCGTCTCGCGAGGCTACCTCGGCATCGGCACGCAGCAAGTGAACCTGTCGGATGCGTGGGTCGAGAAAATGAGCCTGTCTTCCAACCATGGATTGCTGGTCAATTCACTCGCGCCGGGCGGTCCTGCGGAGCAAGCGGGCGTGCTGCTGGGCGATGTGCTGATCGAACTGGACGGCAAGCCTTGCCGCGATGTGGACGACGTGCACACTGCGCTTGGTTCCGGGAGCATCGGACAACAGTTGAAGATCGCGCTGATCCGGGGCGGCGAACGCGCCGAGTGTTCGGTCACCGTGGGTGAACGCCCGCAACGGGATTCGTGCCGGTGA
- a CDS encoding response regulator transcription factor has translation MLADNLAGSVPDVIVIDVEPGASDAPKAGFDLEHTSSALVMLTDEADSEWILEALPGDAAAILPRNALPGEIVASIEAVAAGLYVLSPDILGRLLGARTPPRQAASGAPFETLTSREIEVLTMLAEGLGNKDIARQLDISDNTVKFHLASIFGKLGATNRTEAVMLGMRHGFIMV, from the coding sequence ATGCTCGCCGACAATCTTGCCGGTTCAGTCCCGGATGTGATCGTGATCGATGTGGAACCCGGAGCAAGCGACGCACCCAAAGCCGGATTCGACTTAGAGCACACGTCATCGGCGCTCGTCATGCTGACCGACGAGGCGGACAGCGAGTGGATCCTTGAAGCTTTGCCGGGCGATGCGGCGGCGATTCTGCCGCGGAACGCGTTGCCTGGCGAGATCGTCGCCTCCATCGAAGCGGTGGCCGCGGGCCTTTACGTACTCTCGCCGGATATCCTCGGGCGATTGCTCGGTGCACGGACACCGCCGCGGCAGGCGGCGTCCGGTGCGCCCTTCGAAACCCTGACGTCACGCGAGATCGAAGTACTGACGATGCTCGCCGAGGGGCTCGGCAACAAGGATATCGCGCGGCAGCTCGATATCTCGGACAACACCGTGAAATTCCACCTTGCCTCCATTTTCGGCAAGCTGGGCGCGACCAACCGCACCGAAGCGGTGATGCTCGGCATGCGGCACGGATTCATCATGGTGTAG
- a CDS encoding alpha-hydroxy acid oxidase, with product MFYDYADSGSWTESTYRANESDFQRLKLRQRVAVNMAGRSTRTEMAGQEVAMPVALAPTGLTGMQHADGEILAARAAEKFGVPFTLSTMSICSIEDVAAATSKPFWFQLYMMRDRDFIVRLIERARAARCSALMLTLDLQILGQRHKDIKNGLSAPPKLTPANLVNLATRPRWCLGMLGTRRHTFGNIVGHAKGVGDLSSLSSWTAEQFDPALSWADVEWVKKLWGGKLILKGIMDVDDARLAADSGADALIVSNHGGRQLDGAPSSISALPEIAREVGSRIEVWMDGGIRSGQDVLKAVALGAKGTLIGRSFLYGLGAMGEAGVTQCLQIIHKELDITMAFCGHTDIRQVDERILLPDRR from the coding sequence ATGTTCTACGACTATGCCGACAGCGGCTCGTGGACCGAGAGTACCTACCGCGCGAATGAAAGCGACTTCCAGCGCCTGAAGCTGCGCCAGCGAGTGGCGGTCAACATGGCGGGCCGCAGCACGCGCACGGAGATGGCCGGTCAGGAGGTCGCCATGCCCGTGGCGCTCGCGCCGACGGGGTTGACCGGCATGCAACATGCCGACGGCGAAATTCTCGCGGCGCGCGCGGCCGAGAAGTTCGGCGTCCCGTTCACCTTGTCCACGATGAGCATCTGCTCGATCGAGGACGTTGCCGCCGCGACCAGCAAACCGTTCTGGTTCCAGCTTTATATGATGCGCGACCGCGATTTCATTGTGCGGTTGATCGAGCGGGCGCGCGCGGCTCGGTGCAGCGCGCTGATGCTGACGCTGGACCTGCAGATCCTCGGTCAACGCCATAAGGACATCAAGAACGGGCTATCTGCGCCGCCCAAACTGACGCCCGCGAACCTCGTCAATCTGGCGACCAGGCCGCGCTGGTGCCTCGGCATGCTCGGCACCCGGCGGCACACGTTCGGCAACATCGTCGGTCATGCGAAGGGGGTGGGCGATCTGTCCTCACTGAGCTCGTGGACCGCCGAGCAGTTCGATCCTGCGCTGAGCTGGGCCGACGTCGAGTGGGTCAAGAAGCTGTGGGGCGGCAAACTCATTCTGAAAGGCATCATGGATGTCGACGATGCGCGCCTTGCCGCCGACAGCGGCGCCGACGCGTTGATCGTCTCCAATCACGGCGGCCGTCAACTCGACGGTGCGCCCTCTTCGATCTCGGCGCTCCCCGAGATCGCACGCGAGGTCGGCTCGCGCATCGAGGTGTGGATGGACGGCGGGATCCGCAGCGGACAGGACGTGCTGAAAGCCGTTGCGCTCGGCGCCAAGGGCACGCTGATCGGCCGCAGCTTCCTTTATGGCCTGGGTGCGATGGGAGAGGCGGGTGTCACACAGTGCCTGCAGATCATCCACAAGGAACTGGACATCACCATGGCCTTTTGCGGCCACACCGACATCCGTCAGGTAGACGAACGGATCCTGTTGCCTGACAGGCGTTGA
- the otsA gene encoding alpha,alpha-trehalose-phosphate synthase (UDP-forming): protein MSRLVVVSNRTADPRKPAAGGLAVALRESLQQTGGLWFGWSGKIREAADAAQAGHGDVHVQTAGNVTLATLDLSREDHDTYYLGYANDVLWPVFHYRLDLANFDTRFAAGYRRVNQLFAHKLLPLLKPDDLIWVHDYQLIPLAAELRAMGCTNRIGFFLHIPMPPPLIMAAIPEHEWLMRSLFAYDLVGFQSEADLTHFSHYVESEAQAQRLSPDRLRAFNRTLRVGAYPIGIDVDDFMRLANSKEGQDMFVRMRDEYSRRRLLVGVDRLDYSKGLPQRIHAFRELLTYYPENRDSATLIQIASPSREDVGAYDDLRRQMDSLCGAINGDFGELDWMPLRYIHRNVARKRLPGLYRASRVALVTPLRDGMNLVAKEFIAAQDPADPGMLVLSRFAGAAEQLKEALLVNPYDTQGTAQAIQRALTMSLDERINRHEALLQRIRKFDVHWWSSTFLQALEDCGPQEEAANGIRRTSG from the coding sequence ATGAGTCGTCTCGTCGTCGTTTCGAATCGCACCGCCGATCCTCGCAAGCCTGCAGCCGGCGGACTCGCCGTAGCGTTACGAGAAAGCCTGCAACAAACCGGCGGGCTCTGGTTCGGCTGGAGCGGCAAGATCCGGGAAGCAGCGGATGCCGCACAAGCCGGTCATGGTGACGTTCACGTCCAAACGGCTGGCAACGTCACGCTCGCGACACTTGATCTGAGCCGGGAAGATCACGACACGTATTACCTGGGCTATGCCAACGACGTCTTGTGGCCGGTATTCCACTACCGGCTGGACCTGGCCAATTTCGACACGCGATTCGCAGCGGGCTATCGCAGGGTCAACCAGTTATTCGCGCACAAGTTGCTGCCGCTGCTGAAGCCGGACGATCTCATCTGGGTTCACGATTACCAGCTGATCCCGCTCGCCGCGGAATTGCGCGCAATGGGATGTACCAACCGCATCGGCTTCTTTCTGCATATTCCGATGCCGCCGCCACTGATCATGGCAGCGATTCCGGAACACGAATGGCTGATGCGCTCGCTCTTCGCGTACGATCTTGTGGGCTTCCAGAGCGAAGCGGACCTGACGCATTTTTCTCACTACGTCGAATCGGAAGCGCAGGCGCAACGGTTAAGTCCGGATCGCCTTCGGGCATTCAATCGCACGCTGCGCGTCGGAGCCTATCCCATCGGCATCGACGTCGACGACTTCATGCGTCTTGCCAATTCGAAGGAAGGACAGGACATGTTTGTCCGGATGCGCGACGAATATTCGCGGCGGCGCTTGCTGGTGGGTGTCGACCGGTTGGACTACTCAAAGGGGCTCCCGCAGCGCATTCATGCTTTCCGCGAACTGCTGACCTACTACCCGGAAAACCGCGATAGCGCGACGCTGATCCAGATTGCGTCTCCTAGCCGCGAGGACGTCGGCGCCTACGACGATCTGCGGCGCCAGATGGATAGCCTGTGTGGTGCGATCAACGGCGACTTCGGTGAACTGGACTGGATGCCGCTGCGCTACATTCATCGCAACGTGGCCCGCAAGCGTCTGCCGGGCCTCTATCGCGCGAGTCGGGTGGCGCTCGTCACGCCCTTGCGGGACGGCATGAATCTGGTCGCGAAGGAATTCATCGCCGCACAGGATCCCGCCGACCCAGGCATGCTGGTGCTCTCGCGTTTTGCCGGAGCCGCGGAGCAATTGAAGGAAGCGCTGCTGGTCAATCCCTACGACACGCAAGGTACGGCGCAGGCCATTCAGCGGGCGCTAACGATGTCGCTCGACGAGCGGATCAACCGGCATGAGGCGCTTCTTCAGCGGATCCGCAAGTTCGACGTGCACTGGTGGAGTTCGACGTTTCTGCAGGCCTTGGAAGACTGCGGCCCGCAAGAAGAGGCGGCGAACGGCATCCGCCGAACATCTGGCTGA
- a CDS encoding zinc ribbon domain-containing protein produces MPTYQYRCEKCGEVFEHAEHLAEHADAHPRCPKCGSEACQHVPTPFVAMTTKKS; encoded by the coding sequence ATGCCGACGTACCAATATCGTTGCGAGAAGTGTGGTGAGGTGTTCGAGCACGCGGAACATCTCGCTGAACACGCGGATGCCCATCCGCGTTGCCCGAAGTGTGGAAGCGAGGCGTGTCAGCATGTACCGACACCGTTTGTCGCCATGACCACAAAAAAGAGCTGA
- a CDS encoding adenosine-specific kinase produces MQLLTVTIVKPEATNFILGQSHFIKSVEDLHEAMVGTVPGIKFGLAFCEASGKRLVRQSGTDPDMIELACQNAMAIAAGHCFVIFLGDGFYPVNVLNAVKTVPEVCRIFCATANPAQILVAETDQGRAILGVVDGFTPLGVENEEDVQWRKNLLRAIGYKA; encoded by the coding sequence ATGCAACTGCTTACGGTAACAATCGTCAAACCCGAGGCGACGAACTTCATCCTGGGGCAAAGCCACTTCATCAAGTCCGTCGAGGATCTGCACGAGGCCATGGTCGGCACCGTTCCGGGTATCAAGTTCGGTTTGGCCTTTTGCGAAGCGTCGGGTAAACGCCTCGTGCGCCAGTCCGGTACGGACCCCGACATGATCGAGTTGGCGTGCCAGAACGCCATGGCCATCGCGGCAGGCCACTGCTTCGTGATCTTTCTCGGCGATGGCTTTTATCCGGTCAACGTTCTGAACGCGGTAAAAACTGTGCCGGAGGTATGCCGGATCTTCTGCGCAACGGCGAATCCCGCACAGATTCTGGTTGCTGAGACAGACCAGGGGCGCGCTATTCTCGGCGTGGTCGACGGGTTCACGCCGCTCGGCGTGGAGAACGAAGAGGACGTTCAGTGGCGCAAGAATCTGCTGCGTGCCATCGGTTACAAAGCGTAG